In a single window of the Rhopalosiphum padi isolate XX-2018 chromosome 1, ASM2088224v1, whole genome shotgun sequence genome:
- the LOC132931816 gene encoding DENN domain-containing protein Crag isoform X2, translated as MEERRVVDYFVVVGATDEQSQDDTNSTHLKQSLCSDLPPITDLAIVFPSLGEKVPPGFTLIETTPTGLVADLNHGSLRSPEVFLCYQRGRHKPPIVDIGIMYDGKERVLHDAKVLKTSVSGQIANINNSTSSRTFITYRRASPTAPCNILAVSHVCVVITSRGETPPHAFCLIHKNLNKGMVGSDVYLCYKKSVMKPKSITYKPVITDRYPKTDRNYFHLLPSVALFCLPMGATLEAWPDEASQPEPIFSTFVLTVSDASEKVYGAAITFYEKFNGKLSIEQQKLLGLKDSNELKKGISLHANKSVCVLSHWPFFDTFQKFLMFLLKTSLDEQIPIPIERYITHLVDEVPFPSPERPQILVQLSMDTQLILTQPEDLPIPRSGAGFHQMIMNLQPDNCLLLLLCALTEQKLLIHSLRPNVLTAVAEAVSTLIFPFKWQCPYIPLCPLSLAEVLHAPLPFLIGVDSRFFDLYEPPTDVTCVDLDTNTITLCEDKKHLTAKLLPKKPTRTLKNTLEKLNEKLDDLQRTYKATSNKSIEETNIDRDFLKKRKEHELELEIQEAFLRFMGSILKGYRWYLRPITKAPTVGATDTSSLFDLQGFLKSREKTNVKFYSLLTKTQMFIRFIEERSFVSNMDAALEFFDECSEKIDLENYDTRLIELDTCGESERTVFIMPPEMNDLPFDTLYTYENGFILNSELLKCKESKNYLKIKNDEHLPIPGSPMARRTKHEVKSAQKLARKYSTSPSLWAKFLLGTCYSLWFIHLPSHILQSEDRATSTLRSAYELLNKFQKTGVHLLTDEVCYRVMMQLCGIYNQPMLAVKLLLVMKRCGLHPNAITYGFYNRALLESTWPSDLRTPSQLLWKKLRNVVLSAALFKKAGAQNKKRRHLEEDKNSHTSLESLSTTEKHPSVSNTPRKLSINVESNFGLRSRPTNIVKQISLSTEDEQSWSSQQFESSAGLLMTTTCSRPNSACSKQNSDSISIESESDLKRGRSGSLTDEVRLQMSPRRHHHYHPTLQNSSNDKSSELLKLLKRSKSFGNDAQILKNLNDLKYQSDFKNGISKKLVFDGLKSFESSLENLNEENTSNRFAEPAQRTPVFENDPLGAFQEPSEPIPNISVTVPRVRSGIELDRSGSPVLFREWSNMHRSATYSEDVGNVDKHIQRSSTMPAHGTNEQDYQQSPIKSALGSAFKIPFSQYTPTKFSLPRKSDFRMGTNIIENAFTNLSSSSFSGKKSNELLIGGLTSLKSAANTMVKKFDEIKEAISTNNTPIKDYVQCQREDDNWNGDDNDQQSNEPSVRRKISSEISSLGVAQHLDSWSSNLIDLFTDGNRKSSSTNMNSGCATMDSSQLSLFQEKLYRRSSHTPELVALEIIMTTCSKCHNCGCLMFDEEIMSGWVPDDSNLNTKCRLCIKEVVPFLTVDVIDYRSKNSNVMDENCKNDRENIDLLTEHNARDLTNNGYKTDTITVPYLNPLVLRKELESILVAEGDISLIHSKFADEHPIIYWNLVWVFERIAVPSHISGLCLNANCVLGDRDIIDFHDIWSACDSSNILITTLWDNPKLYDDLGSPMYVFWSDEESKESCLISALVTDRKTVPKNVMSKIIANIRRNNLTDPLKKLALERNKLRGNDLTHSHSLYRDILFLTITAIGRENIDISAFDQEYLIAFETVSENDSKLLLKCDYPLSVGSQYCRHLFKELELSNYK; from the exons ATGGAAGAACGAAGGGTAGTCgattattttgttgtagttgGAGCAACTGATGAACAATCTCAAGACGATACTAATTCTACCCATCTAAAGCAAAGTTTATGTTCTGATTTACCGCCAATTACCGATTTAGCTATAGTGTTTCCTTCACTTGGTGAAAAGGTACCCCCTGGTTTTACACTTATAGAGACAACTCCTACTG gtCTAGTAGCAGATTTAAATCATGGAAGTCTTAGGAGTCCAGAAGTATTTTTATGTTACCAGCGTGGACGTCATAAACCTCCTATTGTTGATATtgg TATTATGTATGATGGCAAAGAAAGGGTGTTACATGATgctaaagttttaaaaacaagtGTTAGTGGACAAATagcaaatattaataactcTACTTCATCACGTACATTTATAACTTATCGAAGAGCATCACCTACTGCACCATGTAATATTTTAGCTGTATCACATGTATGTGTAGTTATAACCAGTCGAGGTGAAACACCGCCACATGCATTTTGTTTAATACACAAAAATCTCAATAAAGGTATGGTTGGATCAGATGTCTACTTATGTTACAAAAAGTCTGTCATGAAACCCAAATCTATCACCTATAAACCAG TTATTACCGATCGATATCCTAAGACAGATAGAAATTACTTCCATCTTCTGCCTTCGGTAGCTTTATTTTGCTTACCAATGGGAGCCACACTTGAAGCATGGCCAGATGAAGCATCTCAACCAGAACctatattttcaacatttgtTTTAACAGTCAGCGATGCTTCAGAAAAA gtctATGGTGCTGCAATTACTTTTTATGAAAAGTTCAATGGAAAACTTTCTATTgaacaacaaaaattattaggtTTAAAAGATTCAAATGAGTTAAAAAAAGGAATTAGTTTACATGCTAATAAGAGTGTGTGTGTTTTGTCACATTGGCCTTTTTTCGAtacttttcaaaaatttttaatgtttttattaaaaacttctcTTGATGAacaaatacctatacctattgaAAGATATATAACACATTTGGTGGATGAAGTACCATTTCCTTCTCCAGAGAGACCACAGATTCTTGTACAGTTATCAATGGACACTCAGCTTATATTAACTCAACCAGAAGATCTGCCTATTCCTAGAag tgGTGCTGGTTTTCATCAAATGATTATGAATTTACAACCTGATAATTGTCTTCTATTACTTTTGTGTGCTTTAACGGAACAAAAACTTCTCATTCATTCTTTAAGACCGAATGTACTTACCGCAGTAGCAGAAGCCGTTTCTACA CTAATATTTCCATTTAAATGGCAATGTCCATATATTCCATTATGTCCCCTTAGTTTGGCTGAAGTTTTACACGCTCCATTACCATTTCTGATTGGAGTTGATTCAaggttttttgatttatatgaaCCACCCACAGATGTAACTTGTGTGGATCTGGATACTAATACTATAACACT TTGTGaagataaaaaacatttaacagCAAAACTACTTCCTAAAAAACCGACAAGGACCTTAAAGAATACTTTAGAAAAACTCAATGAAAAACTTGATGATCTCCAAAGAACTTATAAAGCTACATCTAATAAAAGTATTGAAGAAACTAATATTGAtagagattttttaaaaaaacgaaaagag cATGAATTAGAATTAGAGATTCAGGAAGCTTTTCTTCGTTTCATGGGGTCTATATTAAAAGGATACCGATGGTATCTAAGACCTATTACTAAAGCACCTACAGTTGGAGCTACAGATACAAGTTCATTGTTTGATTTGcaag GTTTTTTAAAATCCAGAGAAAAgacaaatgtaaaattttattcTCTTTTAACAAAAACTCAAATGTTTATAAGATTTATTGAAGAACGATCATTTGTATCCAATATGGATGCTGCTTTAGAATTTTTTGATGAGTGTTcagaaaaa ATTGATTTAGAAAACTATGATACAAGACTGATAGAACTTGATACATGTGGTGAAAGTGAAAGAACAGTGTTCATAATGCCACCAGAAATGAATGATTTACCATTTGATACTCTGTATACTTACGAA aacggATTTATTCTaaattctgaattattaaaatgtaaagaatctaaaaattatttgaaaataaaaaatgatgaacATCTACCTATTCCTGGCAGTCCAATGGCTAGGCGTACCAAACATGAAGTTAAATCAGCTCAAAAACTGGCCCGTAAATATTCTACATCTCCTAGTCTTTGGGCTAAATTTTTACTGGGAACTTGCTATAG tttgtGGTTTATTCATTTACCAAGTCACATACTTCAATCAGAAGACCGTGCTACATCTACTCTACGTTCAGCAtatgagttattaaataaatttcaaaaaactgGTGTACATTTATTGACTGATGAG GTTTGCTACAGGGTTATGATGCAGTTATGTGGGATTTACAATCAACCCATGCTGGCTGTAAAACTATTACTAGTAATGAAACGTTGTGGACTCCATCCTAATGCTATAACCTATGGCTTTTATAACAGAGCTTTGTTAGAATCTACTTGGCCATCTGATTTAAGAACACCTAGTCAATTGTTATGGAAAAAACTTAG aaATGTTGTATTAAGTGCAGCGTTATTTAAGAAAGCTGGAGCGCAGAATAAAAAACGGAGACATTTAGAAGAGGATAAAAATTCTCATACCTCTTTAGAAAGCTTGTCTACAACAGAAAAACATCCTTCAGTATCAAATA cacCTAGAAAATTATCTATCAATGTAGAATCAAACTTTGGGTTGAGAAGTCGTCCTACTAATATTGTCAAACAAATATCCTTATCTACAGAAGATGAACAATCTTGGAGTTCACAACAAT ttgaaagTAGTGCTGGTCTCTTGATGACTACTACTTGTTCAAGACCAAATTCAGCATGTTCAAAACAAAATAGTGATTCAATATCTATTGAAAGTGAATCTGATTTAAAAAG aggCCGTAGTGGGTCTCTAACAGATGAAGTTCGTCTTCAAATGTCACCAAGAAGACATCATCATTATCATCCTACACTTCAAAATTCATCTAATGATAAATCATCTGAATtactgaaattattaaaacg ttcaaaaagTTTTGGTAATGATGCTCAAATTCTGAAAAATCTTAATGATCTTAAATATCAATCTGATTTTAAAAATGGCATATCTAAGAAGCTTGTATTTGATGGTCTAAAATCTTTTGAGTCTTCATTAGAAAATCTAAATGAAGAAAACACTTCAAATCGATTTGCTGAGCCAGCCCAGCGAACTCCAGTATTTGAAAATGATCCTCTGGGGGCATTTCAAGAACCATCAGAACCTATTCCTAATATATCAGTTACTGTTCCAAGAGTAAGGTCTGGTATTGAGCTTGACCGTAGTGGCTCACCTGTATTATTTCGTGAATGGAGTAATATGCATCGTAGTGCTACATATAGTGAAGATGTAGGTAATGTTGATAAACATATACAAAGATCTTCCACTATGCCAGCCCATGGTACTAACGAACAGGATTACCAACAAAGTCCAATCAAGTCTGCTTTAGGATCAGCATTTAAAATACCTTTTTC tCAGTATACTCCAACTAAATTTTCATTACCTCGTAAGTCTGATTTCCGTATGGGTACCAACATTATTGAAAATGCATTCACCAATCTCAG TTCATCGAGTTTTTCCGGGAAAAAATCTAATGAACTTTTAATTGGCGGATTAACTAGTTTAAAAAGTGCAGCGAATACAATGGTGAAAAAATTTGATGAAATCAAAGAAGCAATATCCACAAATAATACTCCCATAAAAGACTATGTTCA atgccAAAGGGAAGATGATAATTGGAATGGAGATGACAATGATCAACAATCAAATGAACCAAGTGTTAGACGTAAAATATCTAGTGAAATATCTTCCCTTGGTGTTGCTCAACATTTAGATTCTTGGAGTTCTAATTTAATTGATCTTTTTACTGATGGTAACAGGAAAAGTAGTTCTACAAATATGAATTctg gtTGTGCAACAATGGATTCATCACAATTAAGTTTATTTCAAGAAAAACTTTATAGGCGTTCTAGTCATACGCCTGAATTGGTTgctttagaaattattatgacCACATGTTCAAAATGTCACAATTGTGGATGTCTAATGTTTGACGAAGAAATTATGTCTGGTTGGGTTCCagatgattctaatttgaaTACAAA ATGCAGACTTTGTATCAAGGAAGTAGTACCATTTTTAACCGTAGATGTAATTGACTATAGATCCAAAAATAGCAATGTAATGgatgaaaattgtaaaaatgacCGAGAAAATATAGATTTACTAACAGAACACAATGCAAGag ATTTAACAAACAATGGATATAAAACTGATACAATAACAGTTCCTTATTTAAATCCACTTGTTTTGCGTAAGGAACTAGAGTCTATTCTTGTGGCCGAAGGTGATATCTCATTAATACACTCTAAGTTTGCCGATGAACATCCAATAATATATTGGAATCTA GTTTGGGTATTTGAAAGAATAGCAGTACCATCACATATTTCTGGTTTATGTTTAAACGCAAATTGTGTACTTGGTGATAGAGATATCATTGATTTCCATGATATTTGGTCAGCATGTGATTCATCCAATATTTTGATAACAACTCTGTGGGACAATCCTAAACTATATGATGATTTAGGTTCTCCCATGTATGTATTCTGGTCTGATGAAGAGTCAAAGGAGAGTTGTTTGATAAGTGCTTTGGTCACTGATCGCAAAACAGTACCTAAGAA TGTTATGTCAAAAATTATTGCAAATATTCGGCGTAATAATCTGACAGATCCACTCAAAAAACTAGCTCTCGAGAGAAATAAATTGAGAGGCAATGACTTGACACATAGTCATTCTTTGTACAGGGACAtcctatttttaacaattacagCGATTGGTCGTGAAAACATTGATATTA GTGCTTTTGATCAAGAGTATTTAATAGCTTTTGAAACTGTATCAGAAAATGATtccaaattattgttaaaatgcgATTACCCATTATCAGTTGGAAGTCAGTATTGTCGTCATTTGTTTAAGGAACTTGAGCTTTCAAATTACAAGTGA
- the LOC132931816 gene encoding DENN domain-containing protein Crag isoform X1, with amino-acid sequence MNSLIMEERRVVDYFVVVGATDEQSQDDTNSTHLKQSLCSDLPPITDLAIVFPSLGEKVPPGFTLIETTPTGLVADLNHGSLRSPEVFLCYQRGRHKPPIVDIGIMYDGKERVLHDAKVLKTSVSGQIANINNSTSSRTFITYRRASPTAPCNILAVSHVCVVITSRGETPPHAFCLIHKNLNKGMVGSDVYLCYKKSVMKPKSITYKPVITDRYPKTDRNYFHLLPSVALFCLPMGATLEAWPDEASQPEPIFSTFVLTVSDASEKVYGAAITFYEKFNGKLSIEQQKLLGLKDSNELKKGISLHANKSVCVLSHWPFFDTFQKFLMFLLKTSLDEQIPIPIERYITHLVDEVPFPSPERPQILVQLSMDTQLILTQPEDLPIPRSGAGFHQMIMNLQPDNCLLLLLCALTEQKLLIHSLRPNVLTAVAEAVSTLIFPFKWQCPYIPLCPLSLAEVLHAPLPFLIGVDSRFFDLYEPPTDVTCVDLDTNTITLCEDKKHLTAKLLPKKPTRTLKNTLEKLNEKLDDLQRTYKATSNKSIEETNIDRDFLKKRKEHELELEIQEAFLRFMGSILKGYRWYLRPITKAPTVGATDTSSLFDLQGFLKSREKTNVKFYSLLTKTQMFIRFIEERSFVSNMDAALEFFDECSEKIDLENYDTRLIELDTCGESERTVFIMPPEMNDLPFDTLYTYENGFILNSELLKCKESKNYLKIKNDEHLPIPGSPMARRTKHEVKSAQKLARKYSTSPSLWAKFLLGTCYSLWFIHLPSHILQSEDRATSTLRSAYELLNKFQKTGVHLLTDEVCYRVMMQLCGIYNQPMLAVKLLLVMKRCGLHPNAITYGFYNRALLESTWPSDLRTPSQLLWKKLRNVVLSAALFKKAGAQNKKRRHLEEDKNSHTSLESLSTTEKHPSVSNTPRKLSINVESNFGLRSRPTNIVKQISLSTEDEQSWSSQQFESSAGLLMTTTCSRPNSACSKQNSDSISIESESDLKRGRSGSLTDEVRLQMSPRRHHHYHPTLQNSSNDKSSELLKLLKRSKSFGNDAQILKNLNDLKYQSDFKNGISKKLVFDGLKSFESSLENLNEENTSNRFAEPAQRTPVFENDPLGAFQEPSEPIPNISVTVPRVRSGIELDRSGSPVLFREWSNMHRSATYSEDVGNVDKHIQRSSTMPAHGTNEQDYQQSPIKSALGSAFKIPFSQYTPTKFSLPRKSDFRMGTNIIENAFTNLSSSSFSGKKSNELLIGGLTSLKSAANTMVKKFDEIKEAISTNNTPIKDYVQCQREDDNWNGDDNDQQSNEPSVRRKISSEISSLGVAQHLDSWSSNLIDLFTDGNRKSSSTNMNSGCATMDSSQLSLFQEKLYRRSSHTPELVALEIIMTTCSKCHNCGCLMFDEEIMSGWVPDDSNLNTKCRLCIKEVVPFLTVDVIDYRSKNSNVMDENCKNDRENIDLLTEHNARDLTNNGYKTDTITVPYLNPLVLRKELESILVAEGDISLIHSKFADEHPIIYWNLVWVFERIAVPSHISGLCLNANCVLGDRDIIDFHDIWSACDSSNILITTLWDNPKLYDDLGSPMYVFWSDEESKESCLISALVTDRKTVPKNVMSKIIANIRRNNLTDPLKKLALERNKLRGNDLTHSHSLYRDILFLTITAIGRENIDISAFDQEYLIAFETVSENDSKLLLKCDYPLSVGSQYCRHLFKELELSNYK; translated from the exons aatTCATTAATAATGGAAGAACGAAGGGTAGTCgattattttgttgtagttgGAGCAACTGATGAACAATCTCAAGACGATACTAATTCTACCCATCTAAAGCAAAGTTTATGTTCTGATTTACCGCCAATTACCGATTTAGCTATAGTGTTTCCTTCACTTGGTGAAAAGGTACCCCCTGGTTTTACACTTATAGAGACAACTCCTACTG gtCTAGTAGCAGATTTAAATCATGGAAGTCTTAGGAGTCCAGAAGTATTTTTATGTTACCAGCGTGGACGTCATAAACCTCCTATTGTTGATATtgg TATTATGTATGATGGCAAAGAAAGGGTGTTACATGATgctaaagttttaaaaacaagtGTTAGTGGACAAATagcaaatattaataactcTACTTCATCACGTACATTTATAACTTATCGAAGAGCATCACCTACTGCACCATGTAATATTTTAGCTGTATCACATGTATGTGTAGTTATAACCAGTCGAGGTGAAACACCGCCACATGCATTTTGTTTAATACACAAAAATCTCAATAAAGGTATGGTTGGATCAGATGTCTACTTATGTTACAAAAAGTCTGTCATGAAACCCAAATCTATCACCTATAAACCAG TTATTACCGATCGATATCCTAAGACAGATAGAAATTACTTCCATCTTCTGCCTTCGGTAGCTTTATTTTGCTTACCAATGGGAGCCACACTTGAAGCATGGCCAGATGAAGCATCTCAACCAGAACctatattttcaacatttgtTTTAACAGTCAGCGATGCTTCAGAAAAA gtctATGGTGCTGCAATTACTTTTTATGAAAAGTTCAATGGAAAACTTTCTATTgaacaacaaaaattattaggtTTAAAAGATTCAAATGAGTTAAAAAAAGGAATTAGTTTACATGCTAATAAGAGTGTGTGTGTTTTGTCACATTGGCCTTTTTTCGAtacttttcaaaaatttttaatgtttttattaaaaacttctcTTGATGAacaaatacctatacctattgaAAGATATATAACACATTTGGTGGATGAAGTACCATTTCCTTCTCCAGAGAGACCACAGATTCTTGTACAGTTATCAATGGACACTCAGCTTATATTAACTCAACCAGAAGATCTGCCTATTCCTAGAag tgGTGCTGGTTTTCATCAAATGATTATGAATTTACAACCTGATAATTGTCTTCTATTACTTTTGTGTGCTTTAACGGAACAAAAACTTCTCATTCATTCTTTAAGACCGAATGTACTTACCGCAGTAGCAGAAGCCGTTTCTACA CTAATATTTCCATTTAAATGGCAATGTCCATATATTCCATTATGTCCCCTTAGTTTGGCTGAAGTTTTACACGCTCCATTACCATTTCTGATTGGAGTTGATTCAaggttttttgatttatatgaaCCACCCACAGATGTAACTTGTGTGGATCTGGATACTAATACTATAACACT TTGTGaagataaaaaacatttaacagCAAAACTACTTCCTAAAAAACCGACAAGGACCTTAAAGAATACTTTAGAAAAACTCAATGAAAAACTTGATGATCTCCAAAGAACTTATAAAGCTACATCTAATAAAAGTATTGAAGAAACTAATATTGAtagagattttttaaaaaaacgaaaagag cATGAATTAGAATTAGAGATTCAGGAAGCTTTTCTTCGTTTCATGGGGTCTATATTAAAAGGATACCGATGGTATCTAAGACCTATTACTAAAGCACCTACAGTTGGAGCTACAGATACAAGTTCATTGTTTGATTTGcaag GTTTTTTAAAATCCAGAGAAAAgacaaatgtaaaattttattcTCTTTTAACAAAAACTCAAATGTTTATAAGATTTATTGAAGAACGATCATTTGTATCCAATATGGATGCTGCTTTAGAATTTTTTGATGAGTGTTcagaaaaa ATTGATTTAGAAAACTATGATACAAGACTGATAGAACTTGATACATGTGGTGAAAGTGAAAGAACAGTGTTCATAATGCCACCAGAAATGAATGATTTACCATTTGATACTCTGTATACTTACGAA aacggATTTATTCTaaattctgaattattaaaatgtaaagaatctaaaaattatttgaaaataaaaaatgatgaacATCTACCTATTCCTGGCAGTCCAATGGCTAGGCGTACCAAACATGAAGTTAAATCAGCTCAAAAACTGGCCCGTAAATATTCTACATCTCCTAGTCTTTGGGCTAAATTTTTACTGGGAACTTGCTATAG tttgtGGTTTATTCATTTACCAAGTCACATACTTCAATCAGAAGACCGTGCTACATCTACTCTACGTTCAGCAtatgagttattaaataaatttcaaaaaactgGTGTACATTTATTGACTGATGAG GTTTGCTACAGGGTTATGATGCAGTTATGTGGGATTTACAATCAACCCATGCTGGCTGTAAAACTATTACTAGTAATGAAACGTTGTGGACTCCATCCTAATGCTATAACCTATGGCTTTTATAACAGAGCTTTGTTAGAATCTACTTGGCCATCTGATTTAAGAACACCTAGTCAATTGTTATGGAAAAAACTTAG aaATGTTGTATTAAGTGCAGCGTTATTTAAGAAAGCTGGAGCGCAGAATAAAAAACGGAGACATTTAGAAGAGGATAAAAATTCTCATACCTCTTTAGAAAGCTTGTCTACAACAGAAAAACATCCTTCAGTATCAAATA cacCTAGAAAATTATCTATCAATGTAGAATCAAACTTTGGGTTGAGAAGTCGTCCTACTAATATTGTCAAACAAATATCCTTATCTACAGAAGATGAACAATCTTGGAGTTCACAACAAT ttgaaagTAGTGCTGGTCTCTTGATGACTACTACTTGTTCAAGACCAAATTCAGCATGTTCAAAACAAAATAGTGATTCAATATCTATTGAAAGTGAATCTGATTTAAAAAG aggCCGTAGTGGGTCTCTAACAGATGAAGTTCGTCTTCAAATGTCACCAAGAAGACATCATCATTATCATCCTACACTTCAAAATTCATCTAATGATAAATCATCTGAATtactgaaattattaaaacg ttcaaaaagTTTTGGTAATGATGCTCAAATTCTGAAAAATCTTAATGATCTTAAATATCAATCTGATTTTAAAAATGGCATATCTAAGAAGCTTGTATTTGATGGTCTAAAATCTTTTGAGTCTTCATTAGAAAATCTAAATGAAGAAAACACTTCAAATCGATTTGCTGAGCCAGCCCAGCGAACTCCAGTATTTGAAAATGATCCTCTGGGGGCATTTCAAGAACCATCAGAACCTATTCCTAATATATCAGTTACTGTTCCAAGAGTAAGGTCTGGTATTGAGCTTGACCGTAGTGGCTCACCTGTATTATTTCGTGAATGGAGTAATATGCATCGTAGTGCTACATATAGTGAAGATGTAGGTAATGTTGATAAACATATACAAAGATCTTCCACTATGCCAGCCCATGGTACTAACGAACAGGATTACCAACAAAGTCCAATCAAGTCTGCTTTAGGATCAGCATTTAAAATACCTTTTTC tCAGTATACTCCAACTAAATTTTCATTACCTCGTAAGTCTGATTTCCGTATGGGTACCAACATTATTGAAAATGCATTCACCAATCTCAG TTCATCGAGTTTTTCCGGGAAAAAATCTAATGAACTTTTAATTGGCGGATTAACTAGTTTAAAAAGTGCAGCGAATACAATGGTGAAAAAATTTGATGAAATCAAAGAAGCAATATCCACAAATAATACTCCCATAAAAGACTATGTTCA atgccAAAGGGAAGATGATAATTGGAATGGAGATGACAATGATCAACAATCAAATGAACCAAGTGTTAGACGTAAAATATCTAGTGAAATATCTTCCCTTGGTGTTGCTCAACATTTAGATTCTTGGAGTTCTAATTTAATTGATCTTTTTACTGATGGTAACAGGAAAAGTAGTTCTACAAATATGAATTctg gtTGTGCAACAATGGATTCATCACAATTAAGTTTATTTCAAGAAAAACTTTATAGGCGTTCTAGTCATACGCCTGAATTGGTTgctttagaaattattatgacCACATGTTCAAAATGTCACAATTGTGGATGTCTAATGTTTGACGAAGAAATTATGTCTGGTTGGGTTCCagatgattctaatttgaaTACAAA ATGCAGACTTTGTATCAAGGAAGTAGTACCATTTTTAACCGTAGATGTAATTGACTATAGATCCAAAAATAGCAATGTAATGgatgaaaattgtaaaaatgacCGAGAAAATATAGATTTACTAACAGAACACAATGCAAGag ATTTAACAAACAATGGATATAAAACTGATACAATAACAGTTCCTTATTTAAATCCACTTGTTTTGCGTAAGGAACTAGAGTCTATTCTTGTGGCCGAAGGTGATATCTCATTAATACACTCTAAGTTTGCCGATGAACATCCAATAATATATTGGAATCTA GTTTGGGTATTTGAAAGAATAGCAGTACCATCACATATTTCTGGTTTATGTTTAAACGCAAATTGTGTACTTGGTGATAGAGATATCATTGATTTCCATGATATTTGGTCAGCATGTGATTCATCCAATATTTTGATAACAACTCTGTGGGACAATCCTAAACTATATGATGATTTAGGTTCTCCCATGTATGTATTCTGGTCTGATGAAGAGTCAAAGGAGAGTTGTTTGATAAGTGCTTTGGTCACTGATCGCAAAACAGTACCTAAGAA TGTTATGTCAAAAATTATTGCAAATATTCGGCGTAATAATCTGACAGATCCACTCAAAAAACTAGCTCTCGAGAGAAATAAATTGAGAGGCAATGACTTGACACATAGTCATTCTTTGTACAGGGACAtcctatttttaacaattacagCGATTGGTCGTGAAAACATTGATATTA GTGCTTTTGATCAAGAGTATTTAATAGCTTTTGAAACTGTATCAGAAAATGATtccaaattattgttaaaatgcgATTACCCATTATCAGTTGGAAGTCAGTATTGTCGTCATTTGTTTAAGGAACTTGAGCTTTCAAATTACAAGTGA